One window of the Trifolium pratense cultivar HEN17-A07 linkage group LG2, ARS_RC_1.1, whole genome shotgun sequence genome contains the following:
- the LOC123905375 gene encoding uncharacterized protein LOC123905375, protein MHGRSKHIEAKFHFLREQVNQGSLEVIHCATGSQVADIMTKSLKVDRFLNLRNSLDSNFFTTVRSITLRFKLTSSRFLVPSSFRFNLLHNSFFQSKIQIQPRLFKIDKESYDDNLCLTKLYRCYAVEPPNTEQALKWLYKASKGGSKSNIREAVKWYMKAAEGGYVRAMYNISLCYSFGEGLSRNHQVARKWMKRVADRGHSKAQFEHGLALYSEGDMIKALVYLELASRAGEKGAPHVKNVIVHRLSAASRNHAMLLADSWRALPSNWAKICMISEQEIALLLPLIEALIVFSFVPGAIYSVNDSPSDGRFLYKTVAILAI, encoded by the exons ATGCATGGAAGAAGCAAACATATAGAAGCCAAATTTCATTTCTTGAGGGAGCAGGTGAATCAAGGTAGCTTAGAAGTAATTCATTGTGCTACTGGTTCACAGGTTGCAGACATTATGACTAAGAGTTTGAAGGTTGACAGATTTTTGAACTTAAGGAATTCACTTG ATTCAAACTTCTTCACAACTGTTCGTTCAATCACACTCAGATTCAAACTCACGAGTTCCAGATTCTTGGTTCCTTCTTCATTCAGATTCAATCTTCTTCACAACTCGTTCTTTCAATCTAAGATTCAGATTCAACCTCGTTTGTTCAAG ATTGACAAAGAAAGTTATGATGATAATTTATGCTTGACAAAGTTATACCGATGTTATGCAGTTGAACCCCCAAACACTGAGCAAGCTTTAAAATGGTTGTACAAAGCTTCCAAAGGTGGGAGCAAAAGTAATATAAGAGAAGCT GTTAAGTGGTATATGAAAGCAGCAGAAGGCGGGTATGTGCGTGCTATGTACAATATATCCTTATGCTACTCATTTGGGGAAGGACTGTCACGCAATCATCAAGTAGCAAGAAAGTGGATGAAGCGGGTTGCAGATCGTGGTCATAGTAAAGCTCAATTTGAGCATGGACTTGCTCTTTATTCT GAGGGAGACATGATCAAGGCTTTGGTTTACTTGGAACTTGCTAGCCGTGCTGGTGAAAAGGGTGCTCCTCATGTTAAGAATGTAATTGTTCACCGGCTTTCTGCTGCTTCACGCAATCATGCCATGCTTCTAGCTGATAGTTGGCGTGCTTTGCCATCAAATTGGGCTAAAATCTGTATGATCAGCGAGCAAGAAATCGCATTACTTTTACCACTAATTGAGGcattaattgttttttcttttgttccgGGGGCAATATACAGTGTTAATGATAGCCCTTCCGATGGTAGATTTTTGTATAAGACTGTTGCAATTTTAGCCATATGA
- the LOC123905376 gene encoding heavy metal-associated isoprenylated plant protein 46-like: MTKQKIVIKVTMNNEKFRSKAMTIVVGVSGVEGATIEGDSKDELEVTGEGVDSVRLTSLLRKKFGHAELVSVGDVGKPEEKKDEEIVTWPYTYSVPHYPVYQIRNSYQYEDPSCSIM, from the exons ATGACCAag CAAAAGATAGTGATCAAGGTGACTATGAACAACGAAAAATTTAGGTCCAAAGCCATGACAATTGTAGTTGGAGTCTCGG GAGTGGAAGGTGCAACAATAGAAGGAGATAGCAAGGATGAATTAGAAGTAACCGGAGAAGGAGTGGACTCAGTTAGACTCACATCTCTTCTAAGAAAGAAATTTGGTCATGCTGAATTGGTGAGTGTTGGTGATGTGGGAAAGCCAGAGGaaaagaaagatgaagaaattgtGACATGGCCTTATACTTATAGTGTTCCTCATTACCCTGTCTATCAGATAAGGAACTCATATCAATACGAGGACCCTTCTTGTTCCATCATGTGA
- the LOC123908968 gene encoding heavy metal-associated isoprenylated plant protein 16-like yields the protein MTKQKIVIKMSLNDQKSRSRAMKIAVGVSGVEGATIQGDNKDQIEVTGEGVDSVRLTSLLRKRFCHAELVSVGDVGKPEEKKEEKKDETKVEAIVAWPYNYSVPHYPVYQIRNDPSCSIM from the exons ATGACCAAg CAAAAGATAGTGATCAAGATGTCTTTGAACGACCAAAAATCAAGGTCCAGAGCCATGAAGATTGCAGTTGGAGTCTCAG GAGTGGAAGGAGCAACTATACAAGGAGATAACAAGGATCAAATAGAAGTAACTGGAGAAGGGGTGGACTCAGTTAGACTGACATCTCTGCTAAGAAAGAGATTTTGTCATGCAGAATTGGTGAGTGTTGGTGATGTGGGAAAGCCAgaggaaaagaaagaagaaaaaaaagatgaaaCTAAAGTAGAAGCAATTGTGGCATGGCCTTATAATTATAGTGTACCTCATTACCCTGTGTATCAAATAAGGAATGACCCTTCTTGTTCCATCATGTAA